Within the Prochlorococcus sp. MIT 1300 genome, the region TATTCCCCGTATCAGAAGAAATTCCAGCAGGAACATCTAAAGAGACCATCTTTCCTAATTGATAAGAATTCCGAGCAGCAAACAAACTAGAAATCAACTCTGGCAATGGTCTACTTTGACCAACACCAAATAGAGCCTCAATCCACAAACAATTTTCTTGAGCTTTAGGTGTAACTTGAATTTGTTCCACCCCTAGCCAATGCAAATTAGAAAGATGACTTGCAGTTAAATCCTTTTTAATTGGAAAAGGGCACCAGAGTTGAACCTGGTACCCAGCCAAATGCAATTCCCTTGCTACAACAAGTCCATCACCACCATTGTGACCAGGGCCTACAAGAACAAGCACACCATTAGAAAGCAAGTCAGGCTTTTCTAAGAACCAAGAGGCCATGCCTAATCCAACTTTTTCCATCAGAGAAGCCACAGGCAGCCCGCTCTCAAAAAGCTCATGTTCCAAACCCATTATTTGGCTAGAAGTAACCATCAGGTGTTCGGCATCAAATGCAGGCCAGCTCACAACTATTACGCTTGTTACCTAACTATGGATAAAGAATTGCCTTATTGCCTGTAAATAATCAATTTCACCCACGATTTGCCATGCCTTCCTGCTCATTACCGGTCACTCAAACCGGGGCAAAAACACTCGAAGCTCTAGAGCGCTTTAAAGGCGAACACAAAATTGCTGTAGGCCTCTCAGGTGGAGTTGATAGCTCTTTAACAGCAGCTCTTATGGTTGAAGCTGGATGGGAAGTAGAAGGTTTAACACTTTGGTTAATGAGTGGTAAAGGGTCATGTTGCTCCGAAGGACTGGTAGATGCAGCAGGTATATGCGATCAACTAGGAATAGTTCACCATATAGTTGATTCAAAATCTATTTTTGAAGAACAAATAGTCAACACATTAGTTAAAGGTTATAAAGAAGGAATAACACCTCTTCCATGCTCAAGGTGCAATCGTTCAGTCAAGTTTGGTCCAATGCTTAATTGGGCTGAAGAACAACGAAAGATTCCTTTTTTAGCAACTGGGCATTATGCAAGAGTTCGACACCCTGATGAACAATATTTGCAGATTAAAGGAATCCCAGAAGATAAATCAAGACACCAACTTCTTCGTGGAGCTGATAAAAACAAAGATCAAAGCTACTTCTTATATGATCTACCACAAGAAATACTTGCGAAAGTAATCTTTCCTCTTGGAGAATTATCCAAAGAAGACACCAGAAAAGAGGCTGCTAGGCATGGCCTTCGCACAGCACAAAAGCCTGAAAGTCAAGACCTATGCCTAGTTGAACATTATGGCTCAATGAAAGATTTTCTTGACAATTATCTGCCATCAAAAAAAGGGGAAATTATTCTCAAAAACGGAACTGTAATAGGAGAACACGATGGAATACAACATTTCACCATTGGCCAACGAAGAGGGATAGGAGTCGCATGGCATGAGCCACTTCACGTAACTCGAATAGACGCAGAGAACAATCAAGTTGAAGTTGCACCCAGAGCAGAAGCCGGGCAATCAGAATGTATTGTTGGAAAGATTAACTGGGTGTCAATTCAACCTCCTTGCGAGCCATTAGAAGTGGAAGTGCAGGTCCGCTATCGAAGTCAACCAGTAGAAGGTTTATTAACACCAATTGAAGCCGAGCAACGTGATATTGATGATCATCGACCATATAGATGCATTTTGACTTTTAAAGAGTACCAGTTTTCAATTACACCAGGGCAAGCAGCAGTTTTTTACAGGGGGGATTTACTCCTCGGTGGAGGCTTAATCGAAAGCATCTAAAGAATAAAAATTTAATAGTCTAACCTTTGAAAAAAATACCAAAAGACCCAAGCACTAAAAACATATAGAGGGGCAACTCACCCCATTTAGAATAGAAAGTATTAGAGTCATATAGGTGGACTTTTGCTAGGCCATTACCTTCCTTAAATGGATCAACTAGTTGTACTTGCTCCCCATTGGGTGAAACCAGAGTTGATGGGCCATTATTTGCCACAACTAAAAGATCACGAGCAGTTTCAATACTACGAATTTGAGATAGTGAATTGAACTGTGCATGTAAAGAAACAGGGTAGGGATCCAAATTGGCAACTACTAGGAGCCAATTAGCTCCTTTAGAAACAGCATTTGAGAATGAAACACCATTACTCAATTCATAACAAATACCAACACCAACTGGAGGTCCCTTCCAATCCAATAGTCTAGAGGGTGCGCCAGGAGTCAACCCTCCTACTGCTGAGAGGCCAATCTTATTTAGTCCTGGCCAAGAAGGCACCCACTCGCCTAAAGGTACTAAACGATATTTATCAATTGCCGAAGAGGCTATTTGTTCACCTTTTTCAAAAACCAATAATGAACTTCTTTGCTGACCTTTCACTGAACGGAACCCACCAATAAAGCTTGGCAATGGTGCTGGTAAAGGAAGGACTTTGCCATAAGGCAAAGTCCCCTCTGGAGCAACAAATAAATCTGCCCCCAAATCAGCTGAATCTTCTAAAGCAGTCTGCAATGCATTTGGCAAAAGACGCAATTGTTCCATTGTGAACTTCTTGCGTGTAGGGATTGCAGGTTGCCATGTACTAACAAGAATTGATCCAGATGATTTATGTCCTGCTAACAAACTCCAACCAAATAAATGTAGTAAAGCTACCAAGCTAAAACCAATCAATAAAGGCTTAAAAAGCTTTCTACCACTACGCATAGCGATAAATATTTTCCAAATCCACCAACTAATTAACAATTGAATTGTTGCCAATCCCCCTGCACCAAAAAGTTGGGCCAGCCCTGCCAGAGGTCTATCTAACGGCAAAAGGCTTGAACCCAAACCAATCCAAAACAAAGGCAAACGAGCAAGTGATACCTCAGCCAGCCCCCAAAGACAGGCCATAACCAGTGCATAAGAAAACTGAATTCGCAAAGTTCCATCCTTATGCACAAAACCAAAAATCAATTTGCCAAACCAAGCCCAAAAACCAACAAGAATCCCTCCCAAGAATGCACAAGCTGTCCAAATGATTAATGTAAAAGGAAGGCTCAAGGCAGCATTTATACCCACCCAAGTAAGGGGATGCAAAGCAAGCAGCCAAGAATGACTAATAAGGACTGCAAAACCACCCCATATAGAAGCTGCTAATGGATAGCGGCAAATTGACCAAAGCAACACCAAAGATGGAGTCATCATCACCACACCGGCATTACTAAGGCCATATCCAGCCAACACCCCCCCAAGTAATCCTCGCAAAAGGATTAAGAAATACTCGATGCGCTTTGGGTTTAAAGGAAACCGCAGAAGTCGAGACCTCAATGAAAACAGTGAAATTTGTCTAACCAATTTCCCCTATAAAGGATAGTGAAACATCAACTCCTATTCGCAAGAGAAGAATTAATAAGGAGAATGCCTGAAATTAATCAGGATTAGACGAAGCTGATGACATGTAAAGCACCTCA harbors:
- the mnmA gene encoding tRNA 2-thiouridine(34) synthase MnmA encodes the protein MPSCSLPVTQTGAKTLEALERFKGEHKIAVGLSGGVDSSLTAALMVEAGWEVEGLTLWLMSGKGSCCSEGLVDAAGICDQLGIVHHIVDSKSIFEEQIVNTLVKGYKEGITPLPCSRCNRSVKFGPMLNWAEEQRKIPFLATGHYARVRHPDEQYLQIKGIPEDKSRHQLLRGADKNKDQSYFLYDLPQEILAKVIFPLGELSKEDTRKEAARHGLRTAQKPESQDLCLVEHYGSMKDFLDNYLPSKKGEIILKNGTVIGEHDGIQHFTIGQRRGIGVAWHEPLHVTRIDAENNQVEVAPRAEAGQSECIVGKINWVSIQPPCEPLEVEVQVRYRSQPVEGLLTPIEAEQRDIDDHRPYRCILTFKEYQFSITPGQAAVFYRGDLLLGGGLIESI
- a CDS encoding apolipoprotein N-acyltransferase, with product MRGLLGGVLAGYGLSNAGVVMMTPSLVLLWSICRYPLAASIWGGFAVLISHSWLLALHPLTWVGINAALSLPFTLIIWTACAFLGGILVGFWAWFGKLIFGFVHKDGTLRIQFSYALVMACLWGLAEVSLARLPLFWIGLGSSLLPLDRPLAGLAQLFGAGGLATIQLLISWWIWKIFIAMRSGRKLFKPLLIGFSLVALLHLFGWSLLAGHKSSGSILVSTWQPAIPTRKKFTMEQLRLLPNALQTALEDSADLGADLFVAPEGTLPYGKVLPLPAPLPSFIGGFRSVKGQQRSSLLVFEKGEQIASSAIDKYRLVPLGEWVPSWPGLNKIGLSAVGGLTPGAPSRLLDWKGPPVGVGICYELSNGVSFSNAVSKGANWLLVVANLDPYPVSLHAQFNSLSQIRSIETARDLLVVANNGPSTLVSPNGEQVQLVDPFKEGNGLAKVHLYDSNTFYSKWGELPLYMFLVLGSFGIFFKG